Part of the Leptospira sp. WS92.C1 genome is shown below.
GATACGTTTGAAGTCTGGCGAGAGCGCTTTTGCGGGAACCGATCTTTAAAACGCGGGACAAGTCAGATCTTCCCAACCGAAAATGAACTGCTGCGCTTCGAGTTCTCTTTCCTCCACCAGCTCATCCAGAGCGGGCTGAACTCTTTCTCGAATCTGGATCGCTTTCTCTTCCGTCTCACGAAGAGAATCCAACATCGCAGCAAACGAAATATAAGAAACTTCATCCGGCCATTTTTTTTCCAAGACGATCTCTCGAAAGTCGACCACGATCGTTTTGGGAATAAAATTCTGCAAGTGAGAAGAAAGTTCCATAGGAGCCGCGATCACAATTGCAGAATCATCGGGTTTCCAGTCGCTTAACAATTGAATCCTTACGGTAAAATCGTCGGCAAGTTTGGAAAGACGGGTTTCATTTCTACCCACGAGAGTCACTTCTCGGTTTTTCAACCAGGGAAGAATTTTTTCAGCGAGCTGACCCGTGCCCAACAAAGTGATGTGAGTCGAATCTTTCAGATATTTATTCGCAAGACCACCGTAGGATTGTTCGCCTATATTTTGAAGATAACGAGAGCGGATACTCCGAGAGTCTTGGATCAAACTGTCTCTGAGTTTTGCCAGATATTCCCCGAAAGCGGAAGAGGGAAGCACAGGATTTTTAAATTTCTCTCTAAACTGCGCGAGCACTTCGGTTTCACCCAAAAGTCTGGAATGAAGACCAGAGATCACTTCAAGAAGAAACCGATATCCTTCATAACCGGAATACGATTCCAATGGTATAGAATGTTTGGAAGGTTCGTGATGAATCCGTGTGTCTGCAATCCAAATCGTACGCATACAGGTCATCCAGGAATAAGAACCTGGAATTTCCATCGTCTCTCTCTCTTTCTGAGTAGAATGGTAAATCCTGAGCGTAGACCACATATTGATAAAAGAACTATACCGGTTTTACCGCCCTGATTGTCAAAGAAGTGTCACCAGGGTAAAAAACTTTCCATTGACTTTATTGAGACTGATTTTCAATTTGGTCGTATGCACCTCGAGATACAAACACAGGATTGGATCGTGTATGGAATCGTAAGCCTCACTGCGATTCGACTTTTCTTTCCTTTGTTTTCCGTAGTTCGGGAGTTAACCGGAAATACATCCGATTCTTCCGATGAAAATTTCGGATGTTATGCTCAAGCCTGCAAAGGATGCGAAGTAAAAACTCCTTCAAAAGGAAACGATCCGATTCTCCACTAAGGCGAGAGCAACTCCGTCCTCTTCGTTGCTGTATCGCGTAACGTGTCTCGCGGAATTTTTGATTTCTGAAATCGCATTCTTCATAGCAAACCCAGCTCCGCTGTGCAATAACATCTCCAAGTCGTTTCGTTCGTCTCCAAAAGCGATCACTCCACCGCCATCCAATCCTTTTAAAGCAAGAAAACGGGAAATACCGGACCATTTGGATACGGAGACGTTGATGATCTCCACACAATAAGAAACTCCCGGGATTTTTGTAAGAATACAACGCAAACCGGCA
Proteins encoded:
- a CDS encoding glutamyl-tRNA reductase, translating into MWSTLRIYHSTQKERETMEIPGSYSWMTCMRTIWIADTRIHHEPSKHSIPLESYSGYEGYRFLLEVISGLHSRLLGETEVLAQFREKFKNPVLPSSAFGEYLAKLRDSLIQDSRSIRSRYLQNIGEQSYGGLANKYLKDSTHITLLGTGQLAEKILPWLKNREVTLVGRNETRLSKLADDFTVRIQLLSDWKPDDSAIVIAAPMELSSHLQNFIPKTIVVDFREIVLEKKWPDEVSYISFAAMLDSLRETEEKAIQIRERVQPALDELVEERELEAQQFIFGWEDLTCPAF